The Trichocoleus sp. genomic sequence CGACCTGTGACCATTGCCCCAAGCCATTCACGGACATAGCGTTCATTCAGTCCGGCAGCCTCGGCAATTTGCTGACTGGTCGAGGGCGCCAGTTCTGCCATCGTGTCAAATAATTCGGTGCGATGTCCGATCGAGGTCATCAGAGAAATTGCACCGCTATTGAGAATATTTAACATCTGTTCAGTGAAGGCTTCAGCTTTAGCAGAGTCAAATGGGGTTGCGTGAATCAGTTGGGTCGTCATGGTTGGTTCCTGAGTTCATGTAGGGGTTGATGCCGTTCATTTCCTGCATCTGAACTCAAGGTAGCGATCGAACCGTTCTCAAAGCGTTCCCAGAGCGTTCCTAAGGCAAGACAAATTGTGCTGGCGCAGCGATGGGTGGGGGACATAGGAACAGGGACTACCCGAGTAAATTATCCCTTGGGTCGCAAAGCAGGAACTGACCGGGGTTTGTCACAAAAACAGAGCAGTGATGTAACGATTTGATGACATCGAACGTTATTTTGTAGCGGCTTCAATCGAATTTGCTATTTTTAGGATGGTTTTATCCGATCGGTGAACTCCAGAGAACTGAAGGGCGATGTCTCTAACCTTACAAATTAGGTTGCTAGGAGAGTTATCGATTAATTGCGGCGATCGCTCTGTTGCAGGAATCAGCACAGCACGGTCACAGGCATTGCTCGCTTACCTGATTCTCCATCGTCATTCCCCCCAGCCCCGTCAACGGCTTGCCTTTCACCTGTGGCAAGATTCCCCCGAAGCGCAGGCGAGAACAAATCTTCGCAAAGAACTGAGCTACCTGCGACGAGACTTACCCGCAGCCGATCAGTTGCTTTTAATCGACGCAAAAACGCTGCAATGGTCGCCCACTACTCGATGCACTGTCGATGTCATTGACTTTGAGAACGGATCAAAAGCAGCACAATCTGCCGATCCGGGAATGAAGCGATCGCTGTTGGAACAGGCACTATCCCTTTACCAAGGGGATTTACTGCCAAGCTGCGAAGACGAGTGGATCATCCCAGAGCGTGAACGCTTTCAGCAGATGCGGGTGAATGCGCTAGAACAGCTCATCGACCTGATGAAAGAACAGCAGGATTATCGCACGGCGATCGGTCATGCTCAACAGCTATTACGAATCGATCCGCTCAATGAAGCAACCTATGCTTCACTCATGCAACTGCATTATTTCAGTGGCGATCGTTCGACTGCGCTGCAACTGTACCATCGCTGCATGACTGCGTTACGGGAAGAGCTAGGCGTTGATCCAAGCACGACGACCCGTGATTTATATCAGCGCATCCTCAACGAAAACAAACCGCTCTCCTTAGACGCGCGCGCTCCTGTCCCCCCTTCGACTCCACCACCCGCCATTTCCCGCCACAATTGGGGAGAAGCGAATACTTCGTGGGGCGAAGCCATCGATGTTTCTGTTTTCTACGGACGTGAAGCAGAGCGATCGACCTTGAAAGAGTGGATGCTTAACCACCGTTGTCGCCTGATTCTGCTGCTTGGAATGGGTGGCATCGGCAAAACCTCTCTGGCAGTAAAAGTCGCACAGGAAATTCTGGAGTCAGAGGAAGTAAACCACCCATCCTCCCACCGACCCACTGACTCACCCACCCATTTTCCTTTCCAATTCCTCATCTGGCGATCGCTCCGCAACGCCCCTCTGCTCGAAACTCTCCTCGCTGACTTAATCCCTTTTTTATCTGAGCAGCAGGACACCAAAGCCGACCTGGGGCGATTAATTCACTGGCTAAAGTCGCACCGATGTCTGGTCATTCTGGATAATGTGGAAACCCTTTTTCTAGAGGGAGACCGTGCTGGACAGTATCGCCCTGGCTATGAGAATTATGGAGACTTATTCAAGCTGCTGTGTGAAGTGCAGCATCAGAGCTGTGTGCTGCTCACCAGTCGAGAAAAACCTGCCGAAGTTGCCGTTCTGCAAGGAACAGAAGTGGTACGATCGCTGCAATTAGGAGGAGTCCCAGAGGCAGCCTTTGCCATTCTGGAAGCTAGACAATTAATCGGCTCTGCGGAGCAAAAGCAGCAGTTGTGTCAGCGATACAGCCATAATCCGCTGGCATTAAAAATTGTCTCTACTTCCATTCAAGATTTATTTGGCAGCAGCATCGAAGACTTTTTGGCTGAGGATACGGGCGTTTTTCACGGTTTATATCAACTTCTCGATCAGCAGTGTTTGAGAAGTTCTGTGTTTGAAAAAAGCATCATGTTTTGGCTGGCAATGAATCGAGAGTGGACAAGCCTGTCAGAATTAATGGCAGATTTCGTTCCTCCGACTTCCCGTACTGATTTGTTGCAGGCTCTTGAATCGCTCAATTGGCGATCGCTTCTGGAAACTCAATCTGGCAGCTACACTCAACCCCCGATCGTCATGCAGTACGTGACCGATCGCTTGATTGAGTGGATTTGTGATGAGATTCAAGAAATGGCAAGTGGAGAAGCACATATATCTCCTACGGCTGCGAATTCGGCAACTCCTGCGGCTGCAAAATTCACCTGTTCCCGCTTGCCGAAACCTTCGTTTGCGATTCCTCTGCTGCACAGTCATGCCTTACTCAAAGCGCAGGGGAAAGACGACGTTCGGGAAATTCAAATTCGTCAGATTGTGCAGCCCGTTTTGCATCAGCTTCAGATCCGATTAGGCAATCCTAGCCAGGTTGAGAAAACCCTGACCCAACTCCTGGTAAAACTGCGTCAGAGCGCATCGCAGCCCGTGGGATATGCGGCGGGTAATGTGTTGAACCTGCTGATTCATTTCAAAACTGATTTAACGGGTTACGACCTCTCCCACCTCGCGCTGTGGCAGGCAGATTTGCGGAATGTGGTGCTGCATCAGGTTAATTTAGCGAACGCTGACCTGTCAAAGACCGTATTTACAGAAACCCTGAGCCTGACGCTATCTGTTGCCTTCAGCCCCGATGGTCAACTGCTGGCGACGGGCGACACCAACCGGGAGCTGCGCCTGTGGCGAGTTGCTGATGGTAAAAATCTGTTGATCTGTCAGGGACACCGGAATTGGGTCTGGTCGGTTGCCTTTAGCCCTGATGGTCAATTTCTTGCCAGTGGCAGTGACGACAAAACCATCAAGCTCTGGGATGTGCAGACCGGGCAGTGTCTCCAGACCTTGCAGGAGGCTCCCCATCAGGTTTGGTCAGTTGCTTTTAGCCCAGATGGTCAGTTTCTCGCCAGCGGCAGTGAATCTTCTGTTGTTAAACTCTGGAATCTCAAAACGGGGAAATGCTGTGCCAGCCTGGAGGGACATACCAACTGGGTGCGATCGGTGGCGTTCAGTTCCAATGGTCAAACCCTTGCTAGCAGCAGCGAAGATGGGACGGTGAAGCTATGGGATCTTAGCTCTGGCAAATGCAGCAAAACCTTGCAGGGACACCAGGCGGGCGTTTGGTCGGTTGCCTTCAGCCCTGATGGGCAACGGCTGGCAAGCAGCAGCAGCGATCGAACGATTCGGTTATGGAATGCTCAATCGGGTAAATGTCTGAGCACACTATCTGGACATACCAACTGGATTCGCTCGATCGCCTTTAGCCCCAACGGTCAGGTTTTGGCAAGCGGCAGCGAAGATCAGACGGTGAAGCTGTGGCAGGTAGACACCGGAGAAAATTTCCAGACGCTGCGGGGGCATACAAGCTGGGTGCGATCGGTTGCCTTTAGCCCCGATGGTCAAACCCTGGTGAGCGGTGGCGGCGACCATACGGTCAGGTTCTGGCAGCTTCAGAGCGGGCAATGCTGGAGAACGCTTCAAGGCTATACCAATCGGGTACGGACGGTTTGCTTTGCAAGTTCCGCAGGAAACGCCTTCAGCCCATCGGAACTCTTGCTTGCCAGCGGTCACGATGATTACACAATCAAACTTTGGGATAGTCGCACGGGGGATTGTCTGCACACGCTTAGTGGACATACCAATCCGGTTTGCGGTGTGTCATTCAGTCCAACTAATCAACTTTTGGCAAGCAGCAGCGGCGACCATACGGTAAAACTTTGGCATGTTCCCAGTCAACAGTGTTTGCATACGCTCAAGGGACACAAGAGCCGCGTCTGGTCGGTTGCCTTTAGTCCCGATGGTGCAACCCTTGCCAGCAGCAGCGACGACCACACGGTAAAAATTTGGGAGGTGCAAACGGGACAATGCCTGCAAACGCTGGAGGGACATACAAGCTGGGTCTGTTCGGTGGTATTCAGTCCGGATGGTGAAACCCTCGCCAGCGGCAGTTATGATCAAACGATCAAGCTGTGGAAGCTGTCTACAGGTGAATGCCTCCAAACTTTGCAGGGACATCACAATTGGGTCTGGTCGATCGCCTTCAGTCCTGATGGACGAACGCTTGCAAGCGGCAGCGGTGACCATTCGGTGAAGCTGTGGGATACGACAACGGGAGACTGCTGGCGATCGCTGGAAGGACACAGCAGCCGCGTCTGGTCAGTAGCATTTAGTCCAGATGGAAGAAGGCTTGCTAGTGTTAGCAGCGATCAAACGGTGAAACTCTGGGAGACAGACACAGGATACTGTTTGCATACGTTCCAGGGACACACAAATCTAATTTGGTCAGTGGCATTTAGTCCCGACGGTGAAACCCTTGCCAGCGGCAGCCAGGATGAAACGATTAAACTCTGGAATACCCAAACTGGAAAATGTCTCCGCACCTTCAGGGCGGCTCGTCCCTACGAGGGAACCAATATTGCAGGAGCGATCGGACTCACCGAAGCGCAGCGATCGGCTCTCAAAACCCTGGGCGCAGTTGAACGAGACAGCATGGTCGGCGAATCTCTCCCGATTCATACACTGCCGCTGATTGGACGTGAACCGGAATGGAACCTGCTGCACCACTGGCTGACCGCAACGTCTGAACGCCATAGCTCAGAGATCCTGCTGCT encodes the following:
- a CDS encoding transcriptional regulator — encoded protein: MTTQLIHATPFDSAKAEAFTEQMLNILNSGAISLMTSIGHRTELFDTMAELAPSTSQQIAEAAGLNERYVREWLGAMVTGRIVEYDPIAKTYTLPAEHAAFLTRAVASDNIAVFAQYIPLLGAVEEQI
- a CDS encoding AAA family ATPase; translation: MSLTLQIRLLGELSINCGDRSVAGISTARSQALLAYLILHRHSPQPRQRLAFHLWQDSPEAQARTNLRKELSYLRRDLPAADQLLLIDAKTLQWSPTTRCTVDVIDFENGSKAAQSADPGMKRSLLEQALSLYQGDLLPSCEDEWIIPERERFQQMRVNALEQLIDLMKEQQDYRTAIGHAQQLLRIDPLNEATYASLMQLHYFSGDRSTALQLYHRCMTALREELGVDPSTTTRDLYQRILNENKPLSLDARAPVPPSTPPPAISRHNWGEANTSWGEAIDVSVFYGREAERSTLKEWMLNHRCRLILLLGMGGIGKTSLAVKVAQEILESEEVNHPSSHRPTDSPTHFPFQFLIWRSLRNAPLLETLLADLIPFLSEQQDTKADLGRLIHWLKSHRCLVILDNVETLFLEGDRAGQYRPGYENYGDLFKLLCEVQHQSCVLLTSREKPAEVAVLQGTEVVRSLQLGGVPEAAFAILEARQLIGSAEQKQQLCQRYSHNPLALKIVSTSIQDLFGSSIEDFLAEDTGVFHGLYQLLDQQCLRSSVFEKSIMFWLAMNREWTSLSELMADFVPPTSRTDLLQALESLNWRSLLETQSGSYTQPPIVMQYVTDRLIEWICDEIQEMASGEAHISPTAANSATPAAAKFTCSRLPKPSFAIPLLHSHALLKAQGKDDVREIQIRQIVQPVLHQLQIRLGNPSQVEKTLTQLLVKLRQSASQPVGYAAGNVLNLLIHFKTDLTGYDLSHLALWQADLRNVVLHQVNLANADLSKTVFTETLSLTLSVAFSPDGQLLATGDTNRELRLWRVADGKNLLICQGHRNWVWSVAFSPDGQFLASGSDDKTIKLWDVQTGQCLQTLQEAPHQVWSVAFSPDGQFLASGSESSVVKLWNLKTGKCCASLEGHTNWVRSVAFSSNGQTLASSSEDGTVKLWDLSSGKCSKTLQGHQAGVWSVAFSPDGQRLASSSSDRTIRLWNAQSGKCLSTLSGHTNWIRSIAFSPNGQVLASGSEDQTVKLWQVDTGENFQTLRGHTSWVRSVAFSPDGQTLVSGGGDHTVRFWQLQSGQCWRTLQGYTNRVRTVCFASSAGNAFSPSELLLASGHDDYTIKLWDSRTGDCLHTLSGHTNPVCGVSFSPTNQLLASSSGDHTVKLWHVPSQQCLHTLKGHKSRVWSVAFSPDGATLASSSDDHTVKIWEVQTGQCLQTLEGHTSWVCSVVFSPDGETLASGSYDQTIKLWKLSTGECLQTLQGHHNWVWSIAFSPDGRTLASGSGDHSVKLWDTTTGDCWRSLEGHSSRVWSVAFSPDGRRLASVSSDQTVKLWETDTGYCLHTFQGHTNLIWSVAFSPDGETLASGSQDETIKLWNTQTGKCLRTFRAARPYEGTNIAGAIGLTEAQRSALKTLGAVERDSMVGESLPIHTLPLIGREPEWNLLHHWLTATSERHSSEILLLLGESGIGKTRLLEELAATVRANQGQVLWGSGFEAEMLRPYGAWVDAMRLLSLPSLADLPIELRSLFPEASPNTEEPADLRRLFDAIVRLLSQLAANQPTIVILDNIQWLDEASTALLHYASRLLGHTKVRFACAARARELVTNQPVHKLVQALRRENRLQTLELSLLNQTQTVQLVQEIDRAIDGNQIFAESGGNPLFALEIARAIVQYGTASSESLEALIQDRLQQLSQSTREFLSWAAVIGRSFNPTTVAEIADCSSNKLLTAIEELEQEGIIRPGTMLQGETQYDFVHDIVRQVAYHQLSSPRRRLIHRHIAQALKSSFAAEDSLASDIAYHASLGGDHGLAASACVIAAERCLRLFAYAEVSQLTQRGLAHCQYLDQQTRVRCQLELLKLHVLAGVSKERVTQLEADLHQLIEEAHTLDLKDEEATGFEVLIALNYDHGNLTSVQEHSLQAAERGRAASSTTTARMLAYTGWCLAETEREMSRAEALLLEAQSLAARVGLELIDIPCGMGCVRRHAADFTAARSLLQQAWHMAQAEQDHWRESACLTYLAMTELEADDPIAAITYSAELATVAAKISGEVSEGAFAAALDALARYATKQPGAEVMLEQALSTLQQIDSQRMLAYTLTFAAEVELKHSRTELAIAHAEAAFRAAQLVDHPSETALAAAALIRGKLQSGDRQPALELFENLQQKISLFAISERACIAIQQLRKQLEEEKKDELDKQIDQQNSEPQRQQKASKK